One stretch of Nitratiruptor tergarcus DSM 16512 DNA includes these proteins:
- the infC gene encoding translation initiation factor IF-3: MSKKKEEVLLNEQIRAREVRCIGDDGTQYGIISRDEALALAEEKGLDLVLIAPNANPPVCKIMDYGKFKYQQEKKKKEAKKKQTKIEVKEIKLSVKIAQNDIDYKVKHAREFLEKGKHVKFRVFLRGREMANPEAGIEVLNKIIPLIEDIGVVEKKPHQEGRYINMLVVPKKEEKKK; the protein is encoded by the coding sequence TTGAGTAAGAAAAAAGAAGAAGTGCTCTTGAATGAGCAGATAAGAGCACGTGAAGTTCGCTGCATAGGAGATGATGGTACACAGTATGGAATTATAAGCCGCGATGAAGCTCTCGCATTGGCTGAAGAGAAAGGCCTTGATCTAGTGCTCATAGCCCCTAATGCCAATCCTCCAGTTTGTAAAATAATGGACTATGGCAAGTTTAAATACCAGCAAGAGAAGAAAAAGAAAGAGGCCAAAAAGAAGCAGACGAAGATAGAAGTAAAAGAGATCAAACTCTCAGTCAAAATTGCACAAAACGATATAGACTACAAAGTCAAACATGCGCGAGAGTTTCTTGAAAAAGGGAAACATGTAAAGTTCCGCGTATTTTTGCGAGGACGTGAAATGGCAAACCCAGAGGCTGGTATAGAAGTGCTCAATAAGATTATTCCTCTCATAGAAGATATTGGCGTTGTAGAAAAAAAGCCTCACCAAGAGGGACGCTATATCAATATGCTCGTTGTTCCAAAAAAAGAGGAGAAGAAAAAGTAA
- the thrS gene encoding threonine--tRNA ligase, with protein MEPIAIKVNDEVVDLQTAKDKNIDIESAEKIYPENSPEALEVLRHSTAHLMAQAIKELYPDAKFFVGPVVDEGFYYDFRTSQKISEEDLPKIEKKMQEIAKRKLDITRYEIPKSEAIEKFKADDLKQEVLKSIPSDVVSIYKQGDFEDLCRGPHVPNTKYLKHFKLTRVAGAYLGGDETKEMLTRIYGVAFADKKSLKDYLTMIEEAKKRDHRKLGSELELFMFSDEVGAGLPLWLPKGARLRSKLESLLFAAHRKRGYEPVRGPEILKSELWKKSGHYQNYKENMYFTEICDDETKKETCVEYGIKPMNCVGHIMIYKSKKRSYRELPLKFFEYGVVHRHEKSGVLHGLFRVREFTQDDAHIFCKPEQIKDIVLEVLGFVDEIMKSFDFSYEMEISTKPKKAIGDDAIWEIATKALKEALDENGHKYGIDEGGGAFYGPKIDIKITDAIGRKWQCGTIQVDFNLPERFELEFTDSDNSAKRPVMIHRAILGSFERFIGILIEHYAGEFPFFIAPTQVIFVPIADPHRAYAQELQQKLLSMGIDSEIYDSKDSLNKRIRNAEKQKVPMVVVLGDKEVEQKSVAVRDRREKIQYNLSEEDFILKIKEKLSEVRF; from the coding sequence TTGGAGCCAATCGCTATAAAAGTTAATGACGAAGTAGTAGATCTACAAACTGCAAAAGATAAAAATATCGACATCGAATCCGCTGAAAAAATCTATCCTGAAAACTCTCCAGAAGCTTTAGAAGTTCTTCGCCACTCAACTGCACATTTAATGGCACAAGCTATCAAAGAACTCTATCCCGATGCAAAGTTTTTTGTAGGACCAGTAGTGGATGAGGGGTTTTATTACGACTTTCGTACTTCTCAAAAGATCAGTGAAGAGGATCTCCCAAAGATTGAAAAGAAGATGCAAGAGATTGCTAAACGCAAGCTCGATATCACGCGCTATGAGATCCCAAAATCTGAAGCGATTGAGAAGTTTAAAGCTGACGATCTTAAACAAGAGGTTTTAAAATCGATACCAAGTGATGTAGTCTCAATCTATAAGCAAGGAGACTTTGAGGATCTTTGTCGTGGGCCTCATGTACCAAATACTAAATATCTTAAGCACTTCAAACTCACACGCGTAGCTGGAGCATATCTAGGTGGAGATGAGACAAAAGAGATGCTTACACGCATCTATGGAGTGGCTTTTGCAGATAAGAAATCTCTCAAAGACTATTTAACTATGATTGAAGAGGCCAAGAAGCGTGATCATAGAAAGCTTGGAAGTGAGTTAGAGCTTTTTATGTTCAGTGATGAGGTGGGCGCTGGCCTTCCACTTTGGCTTCCAAAGGGTGCAAGGCTGCGCAGTAAACTTGAATCGCTCCTTTTTGCTGCCCATAGAAAAAGAGGATATGAGCCTGTACGTGGCCCAGAAATCTTAAAGAGTGAACTATGGAAAAAGAGTGGCCATTACCAAAACTACAAAGAGAATATGTATTTTACTGAGATCTGTGATGATGAGACAAAAAAAGAAACCTGCGTAGAGTATGGCATCAAACCAATGAACTGTGTTGGTCACATTATGATCTATAAATCAAAAAAGAGAAGTTATAGAGAGCTTCCACTCAAATTTTTTGAATATGGCGTTGTACACAGGCACGAAAAGAGTGGAGTACTCCATGGTCTCTTTCGCGTAAGAGAATTTACCCAAGATGATGCGCATATCTTTTGCAAGCCGGAGCAGATTAAAGATATCGTTCTTGAGGTATTAGGTTTCGTGGATGAAATAATGAAAAGTTTTGACTTCTCTTATGAAATGGAGATATCCACTAAGCCTAAAAAAGCAATAGGCGACGATGCAATATGGGAGATTGCTACAAAAGCGCTTAAAGAGGCTCTTGATGAAAATGGCCATAAATATGGTATAGATGAAGGTGGTGGTGCATTTTATGGGCCAAAAATCGATATAAAAATCACGGATGCTATTGGGCGAAAATGGCAGTGTGGAACAATTCAGGTAGATTTTAATTTGCCTGAGCGATTCGAGCTTGAATTTACTGATAGTGATAATAGTGCGAAGCGTCCCGTAATGATTCATAGAGCGATTTTGGGATCTTTTGAGCGCTTTATCGGTATCTTGATAGAGCACTATGCGGGAGAGTTTCCATTCTTCATCGCTCCAACGCAAGTAATCTTTGTTCCAATTGCAGATCCCCATAGGGCATATGCGCAAGAGTTGCAGCAAAAACTACTATCAATGGGAATTGATAGCGAAATTTATGATTCTAAAGATAGTCTTAATAAGCGTATTCGCAACGCAGAAAAACAGAAAGTTCCTATGGTTGTGGTACTAGGAGATAAAGAAGTGGAGCAAAAAAGTGTTGCTGTAAGGGACAGAAGAGAAAAAATTCAGTATAATTTATCAGAAGAAGATTTTATTCTTAAAATAAAGGAGAAATTAAGTGAGGTACGCTTTTGA
- the lspA gene encoding signal peptidase II, with amino-acid sequence MFAFILMVAGVFFIDRAIKDLFLQGFYWESRCITLGYVLNKGVAFSMFAFLGTSLKWILLVLVIGAFIYVWHERMLQFHPLLFGILFGAALGNLYDRFVYGGVIDYVYWHCWFDFAIFNFADVMIDVAVGLLIYLHFRKK; translated from the coding sequence ATGTTTGCTTTCATATTAATGGTTGCAGGCGTTTTCTTTATCGATAGAGCCATTAAAGATCTCTTCTTGCAAGGTTTTTATTGGGAGAGCAGATGTATTACGCTAGGTTATGTGCTCAATAAGGGCGTGGCTTTTAGTATGTTTGCCTTTTTGGGCACATCGCTCAAGTGGATTTTGTTAGTTTTGGTGATTGGGGCATTTATCTATGTGTGGCACGAGAGGATGCTGCAGTTTCATCCTCTGCTCTTTGGTATCCTTTTTGGAGCTGCGTTGGGCAATCTTTATGATAGATTTGTGTATGGCGGCGTTATTGATTATGTATATTGGCACTGCTGGTTCGATTTTGCAATATTTAACTTTGCAGATGTTATGATCGATGTTGCAGTGGGACTGCTTATTTATTTACATTTTCGTAAAAAATAG
- the glmM gene encoding phosphoglucosamine mutase produces MQLFGTDGVRGKAGEKLTAMLSMRLAMAAGIYFRKNSKTNKILVGKDTRRSGYMIENALVSGLTAVGYNVIQIGPMPTPAIAFLTADMRCDAGIMISASHNPYYDNGIKFFNHNGDKLQECDEEAIEQIYFNEEIIEENQKTDQDIGASKRIDDVIGRYIVHLKNSFPKDLTLNNLRIVIDTANGAAYKVAPTVFSELGAEVIVINDKPNGFNINYKCGAMHPEELAANVKKYRADIGFALDGDADRLVVVDEKGEIVDGDHLLGALATFLDSQEKLQKRTMVATVMSNKGLEDYLQSCDISLVRCSVGDKYVLDEMKKRGLNFGGEQSGHVVFGDYAKTGDGIATALQITALMLKSNKKASEILRPFTLYPSRLENIAIKRKIPLEEIEGYEKLQEELKQKGLRSLIRYSGTENKLRILLEGKDRKLLDKAMEELIAFFQHELA; encoded by the coding sequence ATGCAACTTTTTGGAACGGATGGAGTACGCGGTAAAGCCGGGGAAAAACTGACAGCAATGTTAAGTATGCGCCTTGCAATGGCAGCAGGGATCTACTTTCGCAAAAATAGCAAAACAAATAAAATTCTTGTAGGAAAAGATACAAGACGTAGCGGTTATATGATAGAAAATGCGCTTGTAAGTGGATTAACAGCTGTTGGATACAACGTGATTCAAATAGGTCCTATGCCTACACCTGCAATTGCCTTTTTAACTGCAGATATGCGCTGTGACGCGGGAATTATGATAAGCGCTAGCCATAATCCCTACTATGATAATGGTATTAAGTTTTTTAATCATAATGGTGATAAGCTCCAAGAGTGTGACGAAGAGGCGATTGAGCAGATCTATTTTAATGAGGAGATTATTGAAGAGAATCAAAAGACAGATCAGGATATTGGAGCCTCTAAAAGGATAGATGATGTTATTGGGCGCTATATTGTGCATCTGAAAAACTCTTTTCCAAAAGATCTTACACTCAATAATCTTCGCATCGTTATTGATACTGCTAATGGTGCTGCTTACAAAGTGGCTCCTACTGTATTTAGCGAGCTGGGTGCTGAGGTAATTGTCATCAATGATAAACCAAACGGCTTTAATATCAATTACAAATGTGGGGCAATGCATCCAGAGGAACTTGCTGCGAATGTAAAAAAGTATCGCGCTGATATTGGATTTGCCCTTGATGGGGATGCGGATAGGCTAGTAGTAGTTGATGAAAAGGGTGAGATTGTAGATGGAGATCATCTACTTGGTGCTCTTGCTACTTTTTTGGATTCTCAAGAAAAATTGCAAAAACGCACTATGGTAGCAACTGTTATGAGTAACAAAGGGCTCGAGGATTATCTGCAAAGTTGTGATATTTCACTTGTACGCTGCAGTGTAGGGGACAAGTATGTACTAGATGAGATGAAAAAGCGAGGACTCAATTTTGGTGGAGAGCAGAGTGGCCATGTGGTTTTTGGAGACTATGCAAAGACAGGCGATGGAATAGCTACTGCACTGCAAATTACTGCTTTGATGCTTAAAAGCAACAAAAAAGCAAGTGAAATTTTACGCCCCTTTACGCTCTATCCAAGTAGGCTCGAAAATATTGCTATTAAGCGTAAAATACCTCTTGAAGAGATTGAAGGATATGAAAAGCTTCAAGAAGAGCTGAAGCAAAAGGGGCTGCGTTCCCTCATTCGCTACTCTGGTACAGAAAATAAATTGCGTATTCTTCTTGAAGGAAAAGATCGTAAACTTCTTGATAAAGCGATGGAGGAGCTTATCGCATTTTTTCAGCACGAGCTTGCCTGA
- the rpsT gene encoding 30S ribosomal protein S20, whose protein sequence is MANHKSALKRVRQTKKRTERNRFYRTRMKNIIKSVKEAVEAGDKEKAVEALKVANKRIHEYVSKGIIKKNNAARKVSKLHKLVNSMSEAA, encoded by the coding sequence ATGGCAAATCATAAATCCGCTCTTAAAAGGGTACGCCAAACAAAAAAGAGAACAGAGAGAAACAGATTTTACCGCACTAGAATGAAAAATATTATTAAATCGGTAAAAGAGGCAGTAGAAGCAGGTGATAAAGAGAAGGCTGTTGAGGCTTTAAAAGTTGCAAATAAAAGAATCCACGAGTATGTCAGCAAAGGCATTATTAAGAAAAATAATGCAGCACGAAAAGTATCAAAACTTCATAAATTAGTAAATTCAATGAGCGAGGCTGCATAA
- the prfA gene encoding peptide chain release factor 1 has product MLKEKLQPFIERYNEINKLLSSPEITQDIKKMTMLSKEQADIEPIVEKAKEYFQTLEAIEENKALIEDEELGELAKEELKELEPKKEQLEEEIKVLLIPKDPNDEKDIYLEIRAGTGGEEAALFAADLFKAYVRYAEKKGWKVEIVSSSESDTGGYKEIIAKIKGEGVYSRLKYEAGTHRVQRVPETESQGRIHTSAVTVAIMPEVDDVDVEINPNDLKIDVYRSSGCGGQSVNTTDSAVRITHIPTGIVVAMQDEKSQHKNKEKALKVLKARVYEKMMREQQETLAKDRKEQVGSGDRSERIRTYNYPQNRITDHRIGLTLYKLEEIMQSGDLDQIIEPLIAHYQAQKIQEAGL; this is encoded by the coding sequence ATGTTAAAAGAGAAACTCCAACCCTTCATAGAACGCTACAACGAGATAAATAAGCTTCTCAGCTCTCCAGAAATAACGCAAGATATAAAAAAAATGACAATGCTCTCAAAAGAGCAAGCAGATATAGAGCCTATTGTAGAAAAAGCCAAAGAGTATTTTCAAACTCTTGAAGCTATAGAGGAAAACAAAGCACTTATTGAAGATGAAGAGCTAGGAGAGCTTGCAAAAGAGGAGCTCAAAGAGCTTGAGCCAAAAAAAGAGCAGCTAGAAGAAGAGATAAAAGTACTCCTCATTCCTAAAGATCCTAATGATGAAAAAGATATCTATCTCGAAATCCGCGCTGGTACTGGTGGAGAAGAGGCTGCACTCTTTGCTGCTGATCTTTTTAAAGCCTATGTACGCTATGCTGAAAAGAAGGGCTGGAAAGTAGAGATTGTAAGCTCAAGTGAGAGCGATACGGGGGGATATAAAGAGATTATTGCCAAAATCAAAGGAGAAGGTGTCTACAGCCGTCTCAAATATGAAGCAGGAACGCACCGCGTTCAGCGCGTTCCAGAGACTGAATCGCAAGGGCGTATCCATACCTCAGCTGTTACTGTAGCAATTATGCCAGAAGTAGATGATGTGGATGTAGAGATCAACCCAAACGATCTCAAAATCGATGTATACCGCTCAAGTGGATGTGGAGGTCAATCAGTCAATACGACAGACAGTGCTGTACGCATCACCCATATTCCTACAGGAATTGTTGTAGCAATGCAAGATGAAAAGAGCCAACACAAAAATAAAGAGAAGGCTCTCAAGGTGCTTAAAGCGCGTGTCTATGAAAAGATGATGCGTGAGCAGCAAGAGACTCTTGCAAAAGACAGAAAAGAGCAAGTTGGAAGCGGCGATAGAAGTGAGAGAATTCGTACCTACAACTATCCTCAAAACCGCATTACAGATCACCGCATAGGTCTTACGCTTTACAAGCTAGAAGAGATTATGCAAAGTGGCGATCTTGATCAAATTATAGAGCCTCTCATTGCCCACTACCAAGCGCAAAAAATACAAGAAGCTGGGCTATAA
- a CDS encoding glucosaminidase domain-containing protein has protein sequence MRRVLSLLVMLTLFVYAADGLPNWYYSIKDVKLQKQKFFEILRPLVEKENKKILQQRAFVKRFFQEYRKNPLVDDALLQKLARLAKKYRIKELYNEQEYLKKIDTIPVSLVLAQAALESGWGKSRFAKEANNLFGEWTYGKHGLVPKQRTPGKKHKIRIFKTIEDSIASYMLNLNRHAAYKEFRMARYLAKKEGKKFDGLQAAMTMQRYSELGRRYNHLVTTIIKKNRLHEFEG, from the coding sequence TTGAGAAGAGTTTTAAGTCTATTGGTAATGTTGACGCTGTTTGTTTATGCAGCAGATGGATTACCAAACTGGTATTACTCTATTAAGGATGTGAAATTACAAAAACAGAAATTTTTTGAGATATTGCGTCCATTGGTAGAAAAAGAGAATAAAAAGATTTTGCAACAAAGAGCATTTGTAAAGAGATTTTTCCAAGAGTATAGAAAAAATCCTCTTGTAGATGATGCACTGCTACAAAAACTCGCTCGTTTGGCAAAAAAATACCGTATAAAAGAGCTCTATAATGAGCAGGAGTATCTCAAAAAGATTGATACTATTCCGGTATCTTTAGTGCTTGCGCAAGCAGCTCTTGAGAGCGGATGGGGTAAGAGTAGATTTGCCAAAGAGGCCAACAATCTTTTTGGAGAGTGGACATATGGCAAACATGGTCTTGTGCCAAAACAGAGAACTCCAGGGAAAAAACATAAAATACGTATTTTTAAAACTATAGAAGACTCCATAGCTTCCTATATGCTCAATCTCAACCGCCATGCTGCTTATAAAGAGTTTCGTATGGCACGCTATCTTGCAAAAAAAGAGGGCAAAAAGTTTGATGGACTCCAAGCTGCCATGACTATGCAGCGCTACAGTGAGCTTGGAAGACGCTACAATCATCTTGTAACCACTATCATCAAAAAGAATCGTCTCCATGAATTTGAGGGGTAA
- the dapF gene encoding diaminopimelate epimerase has protein sequence MQLVKYSASGNDFILYHAFTKRDRSQIARELCNRHEGIGADGLIVLLPHNEYDFVWDFYNADGSEAAMCGNGSRAAAHYAYSFGLAGKKMRFLTLAGEIEASVEDDIVESQLTPYKILQRDIEEFGREWWLIDTGVPHLVTIVDDLKHFDKDVARKLREKYNANVNYAIIHSPKKIGVRTYERGVEDETLACGTGMAACYVKAQQEGRVDKSVNLYPKSGEELAIRQEDKNLFFKGRVKKIFETFKEGIV, from the coding sequence ATGCAATTGGTTAAATATAGTGCCAGCGGAAACGATTTTATTCTCTACCATGCATTTACCAAGCGAGATCGCAGCCAGATTGCACGAGAGCTTTGCAATCGCCATGAAGGTATTGGAGCCGATGGCCTCATAGTTCTCTTGCCTCATAATGAGTATGATTTTGTATGGGATTTTTATAACGCTGATGGAAGCGAGGCCGCTATGTGTGGTAATGGTAGCCGTGCTGCAGCACACTATGCGTACAGCTTTGGGCTTGCTGGAAAAAAGATGCGCTTTTTGACACTTGCTGGCGAGATAGAAGCAAGTGTAGAGGATGATATTGTAGAGAGCCAACTTACCCCATATAAGATCTTGCAAAGAGATATTGAGGAGTTTGGAAGAGAGTGGTGGCTCATCGATACTGGAGTACCGCACTTAGTGACTATTGTGGATGATTTGAAACATTTTGATAAAGATGTTGCAAGAAAATTGAGAGAAAAATACAATGCTAACGTAAATTATGCTATAATCCACAGCCCAAAAAAGATAGGGGTACGCACGTATGAGCGGGGTGTTGAAGATGAGACACTCGCATGTGGTACCGGTATGGCAGCTTGCTATGTAAAAGCGCAACAAGAGGGGAGAGTTGATAAGAGTGTCAATCTCTATCCAAAAAGCGGCGAAGAGCTCGCTATTCGCCAAGAAGATAAAAACCTCTTCTTTAAAGGGAGAGTGAAAAAAATTTTTGAAACCTTTAAGGAGGGAATTGTTTGA
- the coaE gene encoding dephospho-CoA kinase (Dephospho-CoA kinase (CoaE) performs the final step in coenzyme A biosynthesis.) translates to MVTPFAHAIALTGGIATGKSTVCNLLKLYGFHIIDADAVAHELLDENSDNIAKLFGNQYVKDGKVLRKELGKLIFGNKEERLKLEKLLHPQIKKRIEKLAQKEEKFKVPYFIDIPLFFEKRNYPIKKVVVVYAPKELQVERLCKRERLSLEEARQRIKLQIDIEEKRKMADYIIDNSQDLKHLQKEVERFIEQIKVEYAIG, encoded by the coding sequence GTGGTAACTCCTTTTGCTCATGCTATTGCGCTCACTGGCGGGATTGCAACAGGAAAAAGCACTGTTTGCAATCTTTTGAAACTCTATGGATTTCATATCATTGATGCTGATGCAGTTGCACATGAACTTCTTGATGAGAATAGCGACAATATTGCAAAGCTTTTTGGTAATCAATATGTAAAAGATGGCAAGGTATTACGTAAAGAGCTAGGCAAACTCATCTTTGGTAACAAAGAGGAGCGTCTTAAACTTGAAAAGCTCCTCCATCCTCAAATAAAAAAACGTATAGAAAAACTTGCCCAAAAAGAGGAGAAATTTAAAGTCCCTTACTTTATTGATATCCCACTCTTTTTTGAAAAGAGAAACTATCCTATCAAAAAAGTAGTTGTAGTTTATGCGCCAAAAGAGTTACAGGTAGAGAGGCTATGCAAAAGAGAAAGACTAAGCTTAGAAGAGGCAAGACAACGGATAAAATTGCAAATCGATATTGAAGAAAAGCGAAAAATGGCCGATTATATTATAGATAATTCTCAAGATCTCAAACATCTGCAAAAAGAGGTGGAAAGATTTATTGAGCAAATAAAGGTTGAGTATGCAATTGGTTAA
- the speE gene encoding polyamine aminopropyltransferase, producing the protein MWFEEIHNDFFKQGVKVKEKLFETKSRYQHIEVYESDEFGKILVIDGHGMLCDKDEFIYHEMMAHVPACTHKDPKRALVIGGGDGGVAKELLRHPQMQVDLVEIDEEVVNVSKKYFPQIGDWDNPRLNLIIDDGIEYVKNMEAGTYDLVLIDSTDPEGPAEGLFDRNFYAHVFKILKDDGVVVAQGESWWIDMPLHKEIMGVIGEFFKIVMPYRFEMYMYPGCNWNFILGSKHHHPTADMILQRADLLDGLRYYNADIHKASFVLPNYVKKELGDLYKW; encoded by the coding sequence ATGTGGTTTGAAGAGATACATAATGACTTTTTCAAGCAGGGCGTCAAAGTAAAAGAGAAACTCTTTGAAACAAAGAGCAGATATCAACATATAGAAGTATATGAGAGTGATGAGTTTGGAAAGATTTTAGTTATTGATGGACACGGGATGTTGTGTGATAAGGATGAATTTATCTATCATGAGATGATGGCGCATGTCCCTGCTTGCACCCATAAAGATCCCAAAAGAGCGCTTGTTATTGGTGGAGGAGATGGTGGGGTGGCAAAAGAGCTTCTGCGCCATCCACAAATGCAAGTAGATTTAGTAGAGATTGATGAAGAAGTAGTCAATGTGAGTAAGAAGTATTTTCCACAAATAGGAGATTGGGACAATCCACGCCTCAATCTTATAATAGATGATGGAATTGAATATGTCAAAAATATGGAAGCTGGTACATATGATCTAGTGCTCATTGACTCAACTGATCCAGAAGGACCGGCAGAAGGTTTGTTTGATCGTAACTTCTATGCACATGTTTTTAAGATTCTCAAAGATGATGGGGTAGTTGTAGCTCAAGGTGAGAGCTGGTGGATAGATATGCCGCTTCACAAAGAGATTATGGGCGTTATTGGGGAGTTTTTCAAAATAGTTATGCCATATCGCTTTGAGATGTATATGTATCCAGGATGTAATTGGAATTTTATTTTGGGAAGCAAGCACCACCATCCAACAGCAGATATGATTTTACAAAGAGCAGATCTGCTTGATGGACTACGCTACTACAATGCGGATATCCATAAAGCAAGCTTTGTCCTTCCAAACTATGTCAAAAAAGAGCTAGGAGATCTCTATAAGTGGTAA
- the purM gene encoding phosphoribosylformylglycinamidine cyclo-ligase: MSISYKESGVDIDAGAKLVEEIKPFVKETFNENVLGNIGGFAGGFALPKGYSEPVLFGATDGVGTKLKLAIEAKKFDTVGIDLVAMCVNDLICSFAEPLFFLDYYATAKLEVEEAKEVIKGIAQGCKESECALIGGETAEMPGMYREGDFDLAGFAVGIAERKELENRPPLHAGDALIALPSSGIHSNGYSLVRKLFFEKLGMSLEDEFEGEKLKNVLLRPTRIYVKTYKKLKNSIKALAHITGGGIVENLPRVLPQDLQAVVEKEKIKTLPIFDFIAQYVEESEMYKTFNMGIGMILVVAPENVENVLAQCDGYIIGKLQKGQKGVKLV, encoded by the coding sequence ATGAGTATCAGCTATAAAGAGAGTGGAGTCGATATAGATGCTGGAGCAAAGCTGGTTGAAGAGATAAAGCCTTTTGTCAAAGAGACATTTAATGAAAATGTTCTTGGCAATATCGGAGGTTTTGCAGGGGGCTTCGCTCTTCCAAAAGGATATAGTGAGCCTGTGCTCTTTGGAGCAACTGATGGCGTAGGTACGAAACTCAAACTTGCAATTGAGGCAAAGAAGTTTGATACTGTAGGCATTGATTTAGTAGCTATGTGCGTCAATGATCTTATATGTAGTTTTGCAGAGCCTCTCTTTTTTCTTGACTACTACGCTACCGCAAAACTTGAGGTAGAAGAAGCAAAAGAGGTGATAAAAGGGATTGCACAAGGGTGCAAAGAGAGTGAGTGTGCACTCATCGGTGGTGAGACTGCAGAGATGCCTGGAATGTATCGCGAGGGTGATTTTGATCTTGCTGGCTTTGCCGTAGGAATTGCAGAGCGTAAAGAGCTTGAAAATAGGCCTCCTCTTCATGCTGGAGATGCGCTCATCGCCCTCCCCTCTTCTGGAATCCATTCCAACGGCTATAGTCTCGTGCGCAAACTCTTTTTTGAAAAGCTTGGAATGAGTTTAGAAGATGAGTTTGAAGGTGAAAAGCTTAAAAATGTGCTCCTTCGCCCTACTCGCATCTATGTCAAAACATATAAAAAACTCAAAAACTCTATCAAAGCTCTTGCACATATCACAGGTGGCGGTATAGTAGAAAACCTCCCTCGCGTTTTACCACAAGATCTCCAAGCAGTAGTAGAAAAAGAGAAGATCAAGACACTGCCCATTTTTGATTTTATTGCGCAGTATGTAGAAGAGAGCGAGATGTATAAAACCTTTAATATGGGTATAGGAATGATTTTGGTGGTTGCTCCCGAAAATGTAGAAAATGTCTTGGCACAATGTGACGGTTATATTATTGGAAAGCTGCAAAAAGGGCAAAAGGGAGTAAAACTCGTTTGA
- a CDS encoding YdcF family protein yields MIYALSKLFTYTLMPPALFIWTLLLASFGYLKRVMFLLALLFWFLSTQIGAHLLLEPLENMHLPKKAVNPRYVVVLGGGYDKGALPLSAHATERLLMGLAVAKEHNATLVYTGYEAKYAKKEIVFLQKRFDFTLPVIYEDRSLDTYQNAAYCAKMLPTKEIYLVTSAVHMPRAYRLFTHFGFRITPVKTDFRIKSALELSALFPKMDYFDASYAALHEYIGLLSLIVRGI; encoded by the coding sequence TTGATCTACGCTCTTTCTAAACTCTTTACATATACCCTCATGCCGCCAGCCCTCTTTATTTGGACTCTTCTTTTAGCCTCTTTTGGCTATCTCAAAAGAGTGATGTTTCTTTTGGCACTACTCTTTTGGTTTCTCTCAACACAAATTGGTGCACATCTACTTTTGGAGCCTTTAGAAAATATGCACCTGCCAAAGAAAGCAGTTAATCCACGCTATGTAGTAGTCCTTGGAGGGGGATATGACAAAGGAGCGCTCCCCCTCAGTGCCCATGCCACAGAACGGCTACTCATGGGACTTGCAGTAGCAAAGGAGCATAATGCTACTTTAGTCTATACTGGATATGAAGCGAAATATGCAAAAAAAGAGATAGTCTTTTTACAAAAACGTTTTGATTTTACTCTTCCAGTTATTTATGAAGATAGAAGCCTTGATACCTATCAAAACGCTGCATACTGCGCTAAAATGCTTCCAACAAAAGAGATCTATCTTGTTACCTCTGCAGTCCATATGCCAAGAGCTTACCGTCTCTTTACCCATTTTGGTTTTAGAATAACCCCAGTAAAAACAGATTTTAGAATAAAATCCGCGCTTGAACTCTCAGCACTTTTTCCAAAAATGGACTATTTTGATGCATCCTATGCAGCACTTCATGAATATATCGGGCTATTAAGCCTCATAGTACGAGGCATTTAG